Within the Micromonospora citrea genome, the region CCGCGAAGCAGTCGGCCAGCCGGCGGGTGTCCACCAGCACCACCGCTCCGATCGCGCCGCGCACCAGTTCGTCCCACATGAACCAGAACCGGGTCTGACCCGGCGTACCGAACAGGTACAGGATCAGGTCGCGGTCGATCGAGATGCGGCCGAAGTCCATCGCCACCGTGGTCGTCGTCTTGCCCGGCACCTGCCGGGTGTCGTCGACGCCCACGCCGGCGGAGGTCATGATCGCCTCGGTCGTCAGCGGCGTGATCTCCGAGACCGAGCCGACCAGCGTCGTCTTGCCGACGCCGAATCCACCGGCGATAACGATCTTCGCCGACGTCACGCGCCCGCTCGGGGCAGGCGGCCGGTGCGACATGTCAGAGCCTGCGAAGTCCACTCAGCACCCTCTCCAGCAGTTCAGTGCCCACCGCGTCGTCCGAGTCGTCCAGGATGGTCGGCTCGTGGACCGCGACCAGGCCGTCCGTCGCCATGTCGGCGATGAGCACCCGGGCCACACCGAGCGGGAGCTGCATCCGCGCCGCGATTTCGGCGAGCGACTGCACACGTCCGTCACACAGCGCGGCGATGTACTGGTGCTCGCGGCCCTGGCCGCCGTTGCCATTGGCAGCGGCCCGGCCGCGCACCGTCGTCTCGACGAGCGCCTCCAGCGCGATGTCGAGACGGGGGCGGGTACGACCGCGGGTCACGGCGTATGGACGGACCAACGCTCCGGTCGGTTCGTCACGATCGGCCATGTCGCCGCTCACCTCCTTCGTACCCGGCACCTGCTCCCGAGGGAGCCTGTCGTCGTTGTCGTTGCCGCCCCGCCGACCTCACGGTCAGCAGGTCGTCAGCCCAGCATGCCCGCAGCCGCACGCGGCTGCGGGGTCAGCGCGTCGCCCACCCGGTCGACCAGGAGGGCCATCTCGTAGCCGACCTGCCCGACGTCGCAGCTACGGGCGGCCAGCACCGCGAACGACGAGCCGTCCGAGATGGACATCAGGAACAGGAAGCCGTTGTCCATCTCCACCACCGTCTGCAGCACCGCGCCTCCCTCGAAGCAGCGGGCCGCACCCTGGGTGAGGCTGACGAGGCCGGACGCGATCGCGGCCAACTGGTCGGCCCGGTCACGCGGGAGATCCCGTGACGACGCGAGGAGCAGACCGTCCGCGGAGACGGCGACCGCATGCGCGACACCGGGCACCCGGTCGGCGAAGTTGGCCAGCAGCCAACCGAGATCCTGCGTAGTTGTCATCGTTCTTGCTCCTTCTGCCCGCTCCCGGCCACCGGGCCTGAGCCAGACTGCGAGGATTGCTGCCCTCCCGGAGTCGCCTCCGGGTTGGTCGGGTTGCTGTCCGACGGGGACGTACGCCCCCGCTGCACGCCCCGGTGGTACGCCGAGAGCAGGCCCCGGACGCCCTCCGGCGTACGCCGCTGCACCGAGGTGGTGGGCTTCTCCACCGCACCCGGCACGAGCTGCGCCATCGGGGTGCGCTTGGGCAGCCCCGTCGAGGTGGTCGCCGCGACCGGAACCTCGCTCGCCGCGGAGGCCGCGCGCCACCCGTCGTCGGCGGCGGTCTGCCAGCCGCCGCCCTGCTGCTGGGGCCGGCGGTGACCGAAGCTGTCGGCGACACCGGGGCGGGCACCCCCGTTGACCGTCGATCCGTTCTCGCGCGGCGCTCCTCCGGCCGTCGACTGCTCTGCCATCGGTGCGTTACCTGTCCCGGGTGGTGTCTGCTGCACGGCTCGACCGCTGGCGTCGACGCGGGCGAACTGCTGGGTCGCGGCGCCGTTGGCGGCCGGCGCCGCCTCCTCCGGGCCCGGCCGACGGGTACGGAACCAGGCCGACTCGAGCTCCCGGAAGATCGGCAGCTCCATCGTCTCGTCCGCGTACCGCTGCCGGTTCTGGGCCTGCGGCGGGGTGTTCGGCCGCGCCGGCGGGGCGGCCGGCACCGGGGCGGGGGTCGGCGTGGGGGCCGGAGCGGCCGGAGCCGGAGCGGCCTGCGCACCCGGGGTGTCCGCGCCGGAGCGCGGCACCCGCGGCAGCTCGGTGGTCATGTCCAGCGCGGCGGCGAGGCGCTCGGGCACCGGCGGGGTCACCGCGTCGCGCTCCGCCCCGGCGACCGGCGGCCAGGCCGGCGGCGCCGGGGTGCTCGGCCCGGGCGCGCCGGGAACCGGGCGCTGGGGCAGCGGGCCGGTCGGCGGGGCCGAGACCGGCGGGCCGGAGAACGGCGCGGCCGAGACCGGGTGACCGGAGACCGGCGACGCCGAGACCGGCATGCCGGAGACCGGAGCGCCGGAGACCGGGGGCGCCGAGTAGGGAATCGGCGGGGTCGACACCGGCGGGCCGGCGTAGTGCGACGGCGGCCCGGAGACCGGCGGGACGGGCGGGGCCGACACCGGGGGGACCGGCGGGGCCGAGTACGGCCGGGCCTCGGGGCTGCTGGGCAGCTGCCGCGGAACGGCGGCCTGCTGGCCGGTCGCGCCGGGGTCGTCGCCGGCACGCCGCTGCGGCAGCGGGTCGATCGGCTGCCC harbors:
- a CDS encoding GTP-binding protein; translated protein: MSHRPPAPSGRVTSAKIVIAGGFGVGKTTLVGSVSEITPLTTEAIMTSAGVGVDDTRQVPGKTTTTVAMDFGRISIDRDLILYLFGTPGQTRFWFMWDELVRGAIGAVVLVDTRRLADCFAAIDFFEHRRLPYLVAINCFDGMQYHDPQDVRDALAISNDVPVVACDARNRESTKHVLISLVEYVLTMRRSRAVAPA
- a CDS encoding DUF742 domain-containing protein → MADRDEPTGALVRPYAVTRGRTRPRLDIALEALVETTVRGRAAANGNGGQGREHQYIAALCDGRVQSLAEIAARMQLPLGVARVLIADMATDGLVAVHEPTILDDSDDAVGTELLERVLSGLRRL
- a CDS encoding roadblock/LC7 domain-containing protein: MTTTQDLGWLLANFADRVPGVAHAVAVSADGLLLASSRDLPRDRADQLAAIASGLVSLTQGAARCFEGGAVLQTVVEMDNGFLFLMSISDGSSFAVLAARSCDVGQVGYEMALLVDRVGDALTPQPRAAAGMLG